A window of Alkalinema sp. FACHB-956 genomic DNA:
GGCTATGAGCAACCCGAAAGTTACTACGGCTACCTCCTCAATTCCTATGGGGATACCACCAACCACGATGCCCATACCGCCTGCATCAAACAGGAATTTGGCCTTGATTCCGAATGGCGTATGGATTTGACCCGAGAGATCATCACTGAACAACTCCAAAAATCAATTCCAGTACCCGCAGGCATGGCCTACAAAAGTTCGGGTCACATCATTTGCATTGTAGGGGTCAATGATAAAGGATTTCTGATCCATGATCCCTATGGAACGCGGTTGGGAGCCAATGATGAATACGACGTGGGAGTCGGTGGAGAATACGATTTCTATTCCTGGAGCTTACTCGATCGGATTTTCTTTGTGGATGGCCCGCAAAGTGCCTGGGGGCGAATCTTCAAGATACCTTCTACTGCAACCAGTGCCGCTTCAGCGTAAGATGAACAGGTTTACGCCTGTTGTCTCTTGTTCATGTCTGAAGCCTTTTACGGGTCGGTTGACTCCTGCAATCACCCATTGCCTCCCGATCGCACGTCCATGCCCTTAGTGGAGCAGTTACAGCAGTGCGCAGGCCGGAGCTACGCCCCCTTCCATACACCGGGTCATAAGCGGGGGAAGGGGGTTTCGGCTGAATTTCGATCGTTGCTGGGAGAGGCGGCTTTCTGTGCCGATCTGCCCGAACTGCCAGAACTGGATAATCTGTTTAACCCAGAAGGGGTTATTCAACAGGCCCAAGCGTTAGCGGCTGAAGCCTTTGGAGCCGATCGCACCTATTTTCTAGCCAATGGTTCAACGGCGGGATTGCTGGCTGCGATTTTGGCAACCTGCCGACCAGGGGACAAAGTAATTCTGCCGCGCAATGTCCATAGATCGGTGATTTCTGGATTGATTTTGGCGGGAGCTGTTCCGGTCTTTGTGTTACCGGACTACGACAGTGCCGTAGACATTGCCCATGGTGTTGCCCCTAGCACGATCGCGCAAGCTCTGGCAGCCCATCCCGATAGTCAGGCGGTTTTACTCGTTTCCCCCACCTACTACGGCACCTGTAGCGATGTGGCAGCCATTGCCCAACTGGTTCATCAATGGGGCTTACCGTTGATTGTTGACGAAGCCCATGGAGCCCATTTTGCATTCCATCCAGCGTTACCCATTGCAGCATTACGGGCAGGGGCCGATCTGGTTGTTCAGTCCACCCACAAAACCCTAGCTGCCCTGACTCAGGCTTCCATGCTGCATTTGCAGGGTGATCGCGTGTCGCCCGATCGGATTGCCCAAGCGTTGCAACTCGTGCAGTCCACCAGCCCAAACTATCTCCTGCTGGCCTCCTTGGATGCAGCCCGAATGCAGATGGCAACCCAAGGGCAAGCGCTGCTCGATCGCACCCTTCACCTCGCCAATGATGCCCGATCGCGAATTGCCCAAATTCCTGGACTACAAGTCCTGGGGATTGATCGGGCCACTACGCCGGGATTTGTTGCCCTTGATGCCACACGATTAACCGTTATCGTGACAGGCTTAGGCATTGACGGATTTGCGGCGGATGAAATTCTACATCAGGAACTGGGGGTGACCTGTGAGCTTCCTTCGATGCATCACCTCACGTTCATCATTACCCCTGGCAATTCCCAGGCGGATCTCGATCGCCTCGTCACCGCGTTAGACACTTTGTCCCAACGATGTCGCGCTGCTGCCCAGGTGACCTCAGCCCGATCGCTACCAACCTTTCCCACAACAAATTTGCAGCACCCAACTGCCTATTCCCCACGGGATGCATTTTTCGCACCGAGCCAAAAATGTGCCATCGCCGAAGCGATCGGATACCCCAGTGCGGAACTGGTTTGTCCCTATCCACCGGGAATTCCTGTTCTAATGCCAGGGGAAATGATTACTACAGCGGCGATCGAATATTTACAACATATTCAAGCGATCGGTGGATTTATCACAGGTAACAGTGATCCCGAATTAAATTATTTACAAGTAATTATGGAAAAATAATTGCTCGTCCTTCATCATAGTCCTTCATCATGGTTCCTCATCATAGTCAATTCTGGATCCCGCAGTGATGGACTGGCAAGCGTCAAGCAGCGGTCGATCGTTGATTGAACTACAAAAAACCTAGCATTCTCAATAGCTGGAGAATACTAGGTCTGATTGTCGGATGATTAGCGATCAGATGCTATTCGGTTGGGCTGACCTGTGAGTGATTCTATCGTGCCTTACTTCACAACAACAGTGCCGTTCGCTACAGCCGATCGACTCACTTGATTGGTCATCAGAACTTCGAGCCCTTCAATCCGCTCACTCATCAGGTTGAGAGCCTGCTGCAAACTATCTCCTTGGGCTGCAACGGGAGCCATCCGCCCAGGATCAACCCCTGGATTGCGGGTCAGCAGGGCTGGATTTTCTTGGATTTGACGCAGCAAATCGGGATCCAACTCCAAGAGATCCGGCGAGAGGATGGGGGGACGACCGATCGGGAAGTTGATCTGGGCTAGCGTGATTTGGGAACCGCCAGTGGCCGTGGGTAACCCATAGGCCAGTTGGTCGAAGTCCTCGCGGGTGCGGGCGGCAGGGGCAGGGGGGACCGGGGGAACGGTGTAACCCTTGGGTAGAAAGGTGCCCCGTTGTTGTGGCGTGACCAGTAGGTTAAAGCTATTGGAACCAAAGGGGGATGCCAGAGACAGCGTGGCATAGCCTCGAACTTCCACATTGGCATTTTCTACGACACTTTTTTGGGTGACGTCCGGTTGCAGGATAAATAATCCCGTGTCACCGGGTTCGATCGTAAAGGTATAGGTCCGGCTCGTTGCCCCCGATAGGGTTGGGATGAGCAAGCTATTTGTGCCATTGGCATCCAGAAAGGCTAATAGAGGTTGGCTATTTAAATCAACCGATTGGGCTCGGAAATTAAGCCGTAAGCGAGCTGCAACGCTAGTATTGAGGTTCGTAATCGTTAAAAAATAGCCTTGAACGATCGTCCGACCTGCACCCAAAATATCGGCTTCAGGTTGTACGAGGGGCTTAACGAGCAATTCATAGTTGGATACAACTGAGGAAATAGCCATTCTTGTCAATCTCCAGGATTAAATAAATGGATGGATTGTCGTTCGATTGGGGTAATGCCATCCGGGATGTTTTTAGTGTCGTCGCCGATCGAACCCTTTGACAGTACCCGCGTGGGTGATTCCTTAAATTTTTATGAATGTCAATATGGAGAAATCTTTCCGATGCATAAGCTGCGTAACGTTGCTATATAACGATGATGGATAACGCTGTATCGATCGAACCACAATTTCAACGGCTTTCTTCTAGCTGGGTTGCGATTCATCCCCATCCTAAGGGAATTATTCAATTTATTGGTGGTGCATTCTTTGGTTCGTTTCCAACCTTGAGTTACCAGTATTTTCTAAAGCAGCTTTTTCAAGCAGGATATACAATCATTTCTCTGCCCTTTCGGTTTACGTTTAACCATTGGTCAGTGGCTCTGGATTTGTTGGAAGAACACTATGCGGTTCGCTTGGGAATCATTGAACAGTTGGCAGAACTACCGGATAAACCCGATCGGGCTTAC
This region includes:
- a CDS encoding aminotransferase class I/II-fold pyridoxal phosphate-dependent enzyme, whose amino-acid sequence is MPLVEQLQQCAGRSYAPFHTPGHKRGKGVSAEFRSLLGEAAFCADLPELPELDNLFNPEGVIQQAQALAAEAFGADRTYFLANGSTAGLLAAILATCRPGDKVILPRNVHRSVISGLILAGAVPVFVLPDYDSAVDIAHGVAPSTIAQALAAHPDSQAVLLVSPTYYGTCSDVAAIAQLVHQWGLPLIVDEAHGAHFAFHPALPIAALRAGADLVVQSTHKTLAALTQASMLHLQGDRVSPDRIAQALQLVQSTSPNYLLLASLDAARMQMATQGQALLDRTLHLANDARSRIAQIPGLQVLGIDRATTPGFVALDATRLTVIVTGLGIDGFAADEILHQELGVTCELPSMHHLTFIITPGNSQADLDRLVTALDTLSQRCRAAAQVTSARSLPTFPTTNLQHPTAYSPRDAFFAPSQKCAIAEAIGYPSAELVCPYPPGIPVLMPGEMITTAAIEYLQHIQAIGGFITGNSDPELNYLQVIMEK
- a CDS encoding C39 family peptidase: MQEIRLSVPHYYQIDNAEEFFGPGWRQCNLTAHAMALNYLLKGLLSQKAAEMGYEQPESYYGYLLNSYGDTTNHDAHTACIKQEFGLDSEWRMDLTREIITEQLQKSIPVPAGMAYKSSGHIICIVGVNDKGFLIHDPYGTRLGANDEYDVGVGGEYDFYSWSLLDRIFFVDGPQSAWGRIFKIPSTATSAASA